In the bacterium genome, one interval contains:
- a CDS encoding class I SAM-dependent methyltransferase, protein MRATRPGLATRLAHAAARNTALFHYTRWLAYLGVAPRLAAALELADGERLLDVGCGTGFFSRLARGPYIGFDTALPSLRFGRAHAPAGHAFAVMSATHLGLADGCVDRALIVNVAHHLTDEQCDVLLRDLRRVVTRRVVLVDLDPDNGNPLEDWFMHRDRGAFLRSRAALRQLAAAHWRVEDEALFHNSLHTQPQMLFRLAPRQGDARAE, encoded by the coding sequence ATGCGCGCCACCCGGCCCGGACTCGCGACCCGACTGGCACACGCGGCGGCGCGCAACACCGCCCTCTTCCACTACACCCGCTGGCTCGCCTACCTGGGCGTGGCGCCCCGACTGGCCGCCGCGCTCGAGCTCGCCGACGGCGAGCGGCTGCTCGACGTGGGCTGCGGCACCGGCTTCTTCTCGCGCCTGGCGCGCGGCCCCTACATCGGCTTCGACACCGCCCTCCCCTCGCTCCGCTTCGGCCGCGCCCACGCGCCGGCCGGACACGCCTTCGCGGTCATGAGCGCCACCCACCTCGGGCTCGCCGACGGCTGCGTCGACCGGGCGCTGATCGTCAACGTCGCCCATCACCTCACCGACGAACAGTGCGACGTCCTGCTGCGCGACCTGCGCCGCGTCGTCACCCGGCGCGTCGTGCTGGTCGACCTCGACCCCGACAACGGCAACCCGCTCGAGGACTGGTTCATGCATCGCGATCGCGGCGCCTTCCTGCGCTCCCGCGCCGCCCTGCGCCAACTCGCCGCCGCCCACTGGCGGGTCGAGGACGAAGCGCTGTTCCACAACTCCCTGCACACCCAGCCGCAGATGCTCTTCCGCCTCGCCCCGCGGCAGGGAGACGCCCGTGCGGAGTAG
- the rfbC gene encoding dTDP-4-dehydrorhamnose 3,5-epimerase produces the protein MYREPAQLPGIQVITAKFFVDDRGFLLQSWVEQDLKALGIPTDFRQAIQTHSKKGVIRGLHFQWAPPMGKFVRCIHGAIIDVVVDVRHGSPTLGDHTAVELNDQNHRIIWVPPGFAHGTVALTDDAIVLYECSAPHGAGEGGILWNDPALAIAWPNIPPIVSEKDQKAPTLQQWLADERSQHFRYGA, from the coding sequence ATGTATCGCGAGCCAGCGCAACTGCCGGGCATCCAGGTGATCACCGCCAAGTTCTTCGTCGACGACCGCGGCTTCCTGCTGCAGTCGTGGGTCGAGCAGGATCTGAAGGCCCTCGGCATTCCGACCGACTTCAGGCAGGCCATCCAGACGCACTCGAAGAAGGGCGTCATCCGCGGCCTGCACTTCCAGTGGGCGCCGCCGATGGGCAAGTTCGTGCGCTGCATCCACGGCGCCATCATCGACGTGGTGGTGGACGTGCGGCACGGGTCGCCGACCCTCGGCGATCACACCGCGGTCGAGCTCAACGATCAGAACCACCGCATCATCTGGGTGCCGCCCGGTTTCGCCCACGGCACGGTGGCGCTGACCGACGACGCCATCGTCCTCTACGAGTGCTCGGCGCCGCACGGCGCCGGCGAGGGCGGCATCCTGTGGAACGATCCGGCGCTCGCCATCGCCTGGCCGAACATCCCGCCGATCGTCTCGGAGAAGGACCAGAAGGCGCCGACGTTGCAGCAGTGGCTCGCCGACGAGCGCTCGCAGCACTTCCGCTACGGCGCGTAG
- a CDS encoding glycosyltransferase: MPPADLSASTGSAPLRLSIVIPVYREGEGARATMETVAATAPRPHEILVVHDEADDPTLPVIADVQARFPQVRAVHNTLGRGPAWALRAGFAAARGETVCVTMADASDVPEDIGRMLALIEQGYDLVAASRYMPGGVQEGGPLLKRTLSRLAGLSLHALTGLPTRDPTSNFKTYRRAMLEQLRLESSEGFDIALEITVKAYLAGFRITEIPTVWKDRTAGASNFKLLRWLRRYLRWYGLALRGGRGGRAGALRAAL; this comes from the coding sequence ATGCCGCCCGCCGATCTCTCCGCGTCCACCGGTTCGGCGCCGCTGCGCCTTTCCATCGTCATACCGGTCTATCGCGAGGGCGAGGGCGCGCGCGCGACGATGGAGACCGTCGCGGCGACGGCGCCGCGCCCGCACGAGATCCTGGTCGTGCACGACGAGGCGGACGATCCGACCCTGCCGGTGATCGCCGACGTCCAGGCCCGCTTCCCGCAGGTGCGGGCGGTGCACAACACGCTCGGCCGCGGCCCGGCCTGGGCGCTGCGCGCCGGCTTCGCGGCGGCGCGCGGCGAGACCGTCTGCGTCACCATGGCGGACGCCTCGGACGTGCCCGAGGACATCGGCCGCATGCTGGCGCTGATCGAGCAGGGCTACGACCTGGTGGCCGCCTCCCGCTACATGCCGGGCGGCGTCCAGGAGGGCGGGCCGCTGCTCAAGCGCACCCTGTCGCGCCTGGCCGGCCTCAGCCTGCACGCCCTGACCGGGCTGCCGACCCGCGATCCGACGAGCAACTTCAAGACCTATCGGCGCGCCATGCTCGAGCAGTTGCGGCTCGAATCGAGCGAGGGCTTCGACATCGCCCTCGAGATCACGGTCAAGGCGTACCTCGCCGGCTTCCGCATCACCGAGATCCCGACCGTCTGGAAGGATCGCACCGCCGGCGCGTCGAACTTCAAGCTGCTGCGCTGGCTGCGGCGCTACCTGCGCTGGTACGGCCTGGCGCTGCGGGGAGGGCGCGGTGGACGAGCAGGCGCTCTACGCGCAGCGCTTTGA
- a CDS encoding NAD-dependent epimerase/dehydratase family protein — protein MRSRFAGRHVLVTGGCGFIGAHLVAALRREGAARVVVLDRIDAPAERRGLVDDPRVQIVRHQLGGDPLPALAAALDGIELLVHLAAEKHRPALDDPDALLASNVVGTRRLFDAAARAGVAKVVFSSSLYAYGRLHAPAMDEGECPQPATLYGMSKLFGEQLLRLHTADGGMRGDALRFFFVYGPGQYAGMGYKSVIVRSFERLARGEAPVVIGDGRQALDYVYVDDVVEAVLRALLAPGGGRVLNVGSGRATAVGDLVARMSAIAAGPPPRSAPPDWTHDTHRVAAIDRIRDALAWQPTVALDDGLRRTWQWIRQQPT, from the coding sequence GTGCGGAGTAGGTTCGCCGGACGCCATGTCCTGGTCACCGGGGGGTGCGGCTTCATCGGCGCGCATCTGGTGGCGGCGTTGCGGCGCGAGGGGGCGGCGCGGGTGGTGGTGCTCGATCGCATCGACGCCCCGGCCGAGCGCCGCGGGCTGGTCGACGACCCGCGCGTCCAGATCGTTCGCCACCAGCTCGGCGGCGACCCGCTGCCGGCGCTCGCAGCGGCGCTCGACGGCATCGAGCTGCTCGTCCACCTGGCGGCGGAGAAGCATCGCCCGGCGCTCGACGATCCCGACGCGCTGCTCGCCAGCAACGTCGTCGGAACGCGCCGCCTGTTCGACGCCGCCGCCCGCGCCGGCGTCGCCAAGGTCGTCTTCTCCTCCTCGCTCTACGCCTACGGCCGCCTGCACGCGCCGGCGATGGACGAGGGCGAGTGCCCGCAGCCGGCGACGCTGTACGGGATGTCGAAGCTGTTCGGGGAGCAGCTCCTGCGCCTGCACACCGCCGACGGCGGCATGCGCGGCGACGCGCTGCGGTTCTTCTTCGTCTACGGGCCGGGACAGTACGCCGGCATGGGATACAAATCGGTGATCGTCCGCTCGTTCGAGCGCCTGGCGCGCGGCGAGGCGCCGGTGGTGATCGGCGATGGCCGGCAGGCGCTCGACTACGTCTACGTGGATGACGTCGTCGAAGCGGTCCTGCGCGCCCTGCTGGCGCCCGGCGGCGGGCGGGTGCTCAACGTCGGCTCCGGCCGCGCCACCGCCGTCGGCGACCTGGTGGCGCGCATGTCCGCCATCGCCGCCGGCCCGCCGCCGCGTTCGGCGCCGCCCGACTGGACCCACGACACCCACCGCGTCGCCGCGATCGACCGCATCCGCGACGCCCTCGCGTGGCAGCCGACGGTCGCGCTCGACGACGGCCTGCGACGGACCTGGCAATGGATCAGGCAACAGCCGACGTGA
- a CDS encoding sulfatase translates to MGKRRRVACLALALIAFVCAAGVARAVCVGDCAGDGAISIDDLIRGVAIALGSQPLAGCPAFDADGDGQVGIAELVQGVNAALSGCAAAPSPTGTASPTVTPTGPLATATASEPPPSATATALASASATATADGDATVTATVAATASATAIRTATASPRATATRDPDVTPRPNFLVINLDDARFDGVDRMSVVLDRLAAAGVTFHNSFVPNSVCTPSRASLLTGLYSIHHGTRSVAGDLGGADSFRVGGADLQTIATWLHAAGYATGLFGKYLNDYSGSEATAGPGGAYYIPPGWERWQAMQSPEHYGGVNGQSYALVDESGAVEAFDDHTSDAQYSTDVLGARLREFIAAALQRGAPFFALYTPYAPHVDAVEPQPAQRHEDRFADLPPWRPPSWNEPDIGDKPHWVAFQAPDPFGGELTDSVRRKAYRSLLAVDEQIDATLDLLADAGVEADTMVILTGDNGVMWGEHRGFLQRKENAYEEAIRVPFIVRYPRLAGEAGFARSEPVLNIDIAPTIAAAAGVVPPLALDGESLLPLIGGLPDPGQRGDFLLERFRTLRGDNFSYAGQPRDGDRIRVLYGPTRQRPRPAKVYELDGDGVVGAGATAVAIGATADETFANLVRVLRATLPQMQVAQLSMPDRVSIKYRMPGADPVLFMIDVDQGGVLRPFDQVPDYVGVRDVINGYTYVEYETGEVELYLLDADPWQLDNRADDPAYAGLRVSLANRLRQLLGEP, encoded by the coding sequence GTGGGGAAACGTCGCCGCGTCGCGTGTCTGGCGCTCGCGTTGATCGCGTTCGTCTGCGCCGCCGGCGTGGCGCGCGCCGTCTGCGTCGGCGACTGCGCCGGGGATGGGGCGATCAGCATCGACGACCTGATCCGCGGCGTCGCGATCGCCCTCGGCAGTCAGCCGCTGGCCGGTTGCCCGGCCTTCGACGCCGACGGCGACGGCCAGGTCGGCATCGCCGAGCTGGTGCAGGGCGTCAACGCCGCGCTGTCGGGATGCGCCGCGGCGCCATCGCCGACCGGCACGGCCAGTCCCACCGTCACGCCGACCGGACCGCTCGCCACCGCGACGGCGAGCGAACCGCCGCCGTCCGCGACCGCGACGGCGCTGGCGAGCGCCAGCGCGACGGCGACGGCCGACGGCGACGCCACGGTCACCGCGACGGTTGCCGCGACCGCGTCCGCGACCGCGATCCGCACCGCGACGGCCTCGCCGCGCGCCACCGCCACCCGCGACCCGGACGTCACCCCGCGTCCCAACTTCCTCGTCATCAACCTCGACGACGCCCGCTTCGACGGTGTGGACCGCATGTCCGTCGTGCTCGACCGGCTCGCCGCCGCCGGCGTCACCTTCCACAACTCGTTCGTGCCCAATTCCGTCTGCACCCCGAGCCGCGCCTCGCTCCTCACCGGGCTCTACTCCATCCACCACGGCACCCGCTCGGTGGCCGGCGACCTCGGCGGCGCCGACAGCTTCCGGGTCGGCGGCGCCGACCTGCAGACGATTGCCACCTGGCTGCACGCCGCCGGCTACGCCACCGGGCTGTTCGGCAAGTATCTCAACGACTACAGCGGCAGCGAGGCGACGGCCGGTCCGGGCGGTGCCTACTACATCCCGCCGGGATGGGAGCGCTGGCAGGCCATGCAGTCGCCCGAGCACTACGGCGGCGTGAACGGCCAGAGCTACGCGTTGGTCGACGAATCCGGCGCCGTCGAGGCGTTCGACGACCATACCTCCGACGCCCAGTACAGCACCGACGTCCTCGGGGCGCGGTTGCGCGAGTTCATCGCCGCGGCGCTGCAGCGCGGGGCGCCGTTCTTCGCCCTCTACACGCCCTACGCGCCGCACGTCGACGCCGTCGAGCCGCAGCCGGCGCAGCGCCACGAGGACCGCTTCGCCGATCTGCCGCCGTGGCGACCGCCGAGCTGGAACGAGCCCGACATCGGCGACAAGCCGCACTGGGTCGCCTTCCAGGCGCCGGATCCCTTCGGCGGCGAGCTGACCGACAGCGTGCGCCGCAAGGCCTACCGCAGCCTGCTGGCGGTCGACGAGCAGATCGACGCGACCCTTGACCTGCTCGCCGACGCCGGCGTCGAGGCGGACACGATGGTGATATTGACCGGCGACAATGGCGTCATGTGGGGCGAGCATCGCGGCTTCCTGCAGCGCAAGGAGAACGCCTACGAGGAGGCGATTCGCGTTCCGTTCATCGTCCGCTACCCGCGCCTGGCCGGCGAGGCGGGGTTCGCGCGCTCCGAGCCGGTGCTGAACATCGACATCGCGCCGACCATCGCCGCCGCCGCCGGCGTCGTGCCGCCGCTGGCGCTCGACGGCGAAAGCCTGCTGCCGCTGATCGGCGGCCTGCCCGACCCGGGGCAGCGCGGCGACTTCCTGCTCGAGCGCTTCCGCACCCTGCGCGGCGACAATTTCTCCTACGCCGGCCAGCCGCGGGACGGCGACCGCATCCGCGTCCTCTACGGCCCGACCCGCCAGCGGCCGCGGCCGGCGAAGGTCTACGAGCTCGACGGCGATGGCGTCGTCGGCGCCGGCGCCACCGCGGTGGCGATCGGCGCCACCGCCGACGAGACGTTCGCCAACCTGGTGCGCGTCCTCCGCGCCACCCTGCCGCAGATGCAGGTGGCGCAGCTCTCCATGCCGGACCGGGTGAGCATCAAGTACCGCATGCCGGGCGCCGACCCCGTCCTCTTCATGATCGACGTCGATCAGGGCGGCGTGCTGCGGCCGTTCGACCAGGTTCCCGACTACGTCGGGGTGCGCGACGTGATCAACGGCTACACGTACGTCGAGTACGAGACCGGGGAGGTCGAGCTCTACCTCCTCGACGCCGATCCCTGGCAGCTCGACAATCGCGCCGACGATCCGGCCTATGCCGGCCTGCGCGTCAGCCTGGCGAACCGGCTGCGCCAGTTGCTCGGCGAGCCGTGA
- a CDS encoding nucleotide sugar dehydrogenase → MSESVAVIGLGRVGLPFALFLAQRGCTVHGIESNPATVAALRAGRMPFRETGGPEALAATLGTRFHPGDDLAAIREAETIVITLGTPVDDFNNPVFLPIENLLRAALPHLRPGQLLVLRSTVAPGATEQLGRLIERLGGPRIGSDLFLAFCPERIAEGHSFAELPEVPQIVGGVDAASSERAARFFRLVTPTIHQLDARSAELAKLFCNMYRYIDFAIGNEFMMIAAQHRREIYPILNAVNRGYKRGGIKSPGLTGGPCLYKDGFFLTGRIPYNELIASAWKIHETTPAYLIEQARALAPLEGARAAILGLSFKKEIDDPRNSLSYKLRKLLLAEGCDVALHDPLIASAPLDEALAGAQFVFLAMNHDAFRRLTPAALRARCAPGAVIVDVWNVLGTDRVVFAL, encoded by the coding sequence ATGAGCGAGTCGGTCGCCGTCATCGGGCTCGGCCGCGTCGGCCTGCCGTTCGCGCTCTTCCTCGCCCAGCGCGGCTGCACGGTCCACGGCATCGAGTCGAATCCGGCGACGGTCGCGGCGCTGCGCGCCGGCCGCATGCCGTTCCGCGAGACCGGCGGGCCGGAGGCGCTGGCGGCGACGCTCGGCACGCGGTTCCATCCCGGCGACGACCTGGCGGCGATCCGCGAGGCCGAGACCATCGTCATCACCCTCGGCACGCCGGTCGACGACTTCAACAATCCCGTCTTCCTGCCGATCGAGAACCTGCTGCGCGCCGCCCTGCCGCACCTGCGCCCCGGCCAGCTCCTGGTGCTGCGCAGCACCGTCGCGCCGGGCGCCACCGAGCAGCTCGGGCGACTGATCGAGCGCCTCGGCGGCCCGCGCATCGGCTCGGACCTGTTCCTGGCCTTCTGTCCCGAGCGCATCGCCGAGGGCCACTCCTTCGCCGAGCTCCCCGAGGTGCCGCAGATCGTCGGCGGCGTCGACGCGGCGAGCAGCGAACGGGCGGCGCGCTTCTTCCGCCTGGTGACGCCGACCATCCACCAGCTCGACGCCCGCAGCGCCGAGCTGGCGAAGCTGTTCTGCAACATGTACCGCTACATCGACTTCGCGATCGGCAACGAGTTCATGATGATCGCCGCCCAGCACCGGCGCGAGATCTACCCGATCCTCAACGCCGTCAACCGCGGCTACAAGCGCGGCGGCATCAAGTCGCCGGGCCTCACCGGCGGCCCGTGCCTGTACAAGGACGGCTTCTTCCTCACCGGCAGGATTCCCTACAACGAGCTCATCGCCAGCGCCTGGAAGATCCACGAAACCACGCCGGCCTACCTCATCGAGCAGGCGCGCGCCCTGGCCCCGCTCGAGGGCGCGCGGGCGGCGATCCTCGGCCTGTCCTTCAAGAAGGAGATCGACGACCCGCGCAACTCGCTGTCCTACAAGTTGCGCAAGCTGCTGCTCGCCGAGGGCTGCGACGTCGCCCTGCACGATCCGCTGATCGCCTCGGCGCCGCTCGACGAGGCGCTGGCCGGCGCCCAGTTCGTCTTCCTGGCGATGAACCACGACGCGTTCCGCCGCCTGACCCCGGCGGCGCTGCGGGCCCGCTGCGCCCCGGGCGCGGTGATCGTCGACGTCTGGAACGTGCTCGGCACCGACCGCGTCGTCTTCGCGCTGTGA
- a CDS encoding class I SAM-dependent methyltransferase: protein MDEQALYAQRFDPAERAAKARLWAVLCQDVLQRYVAPDAAVLDLGAGSCELINHIRCGRKFAVDTNPALAEHAAADVQTHCGPVDALGWLPGPLDVVFASNLFEHLPNPEALLATLRAVRDALRPGGRLVVIQPNIRFAYREYWDFLDHRLALSDRSLREAVELAGFAVRELRPRFLPYSTKGIRVAAPLLLRLYLRCPPLQWLTGKQMLLVAERPR, encoded by the coding sequence GTGGACGAGCAGGCGCTCTACGCGCAGCGCTTTGATCCCGCGGAGCGCGCCGCCAAGGCGCGCCTGTGGGCGGTGCTCTGCCAGGACGTCCTGCAGCGCTACGTGGCGCCCGACGCCGCCGTGCTCGATCTCGGCGCCGGGAGCTGCGAGCTCATCAACCACATCCGCTGCGGCCGCAAGTTCGCCGTCGACACCAACCCGGCGCTCGCCGAGCACGCCGCCGCCGACGTGCAGACGCACTGCGGTCCGGTGGACGCCCTCGGCTGGCTGCCCGGGCCGCTCGACGTCGTCTTCGCCAGCAACCTGTTCGAACACCTGCCGAACCCCGAGGCGCTGCTGGCGACCCTGCGCGCCGTGCGCGACGCCCTGCGCCCGGGGGGCCGGCTGGTCGTCATCCAGCCCAACATCCGCTTCGCCTACCGCGAGTACTGGGACTTCCTCGACCACCGCCTGGCGCTCAGCGACCGCTCGCTGCGCGAGGCGGTCGAGCTCGCCGGCTTCGCCGTCCGCGAGCTGCGGCCGCGCTTCCTGCCATACAGCACCAAGGGCATTCGCGTCGCCGCTCCGCTGCTGCTGCGCCTCTACCTGCGCTGCCCGCCGCTGCAGTGGCTGACCGGCAAGCAGATGCTGCTGGTCGCCGAGCGGCCGCGCTAG
- a CDS encoding glycosyltransferase: MDQATADVTPTLTVIAPCYNEARNLPELVARLEGAFDRKGIDGEIVLVDDGSTDDSRAVLAELAAASPRLRVVRHERNRGIAAAWRSGLDAARGTFVCLIDADLQNPPEDVPRLLREIRLSGADLVQGWRSNIGRLFDHRWVLSKGLNVLLNGLFGMRARDNKSGFVLARREVLADILTHRYRYRYYQSFITVAAHSKGYTVREVETLFDRRRVGQSFIAGLPVRVVLWSLVDLAKAFAEFRWSPKRDGTVHDFLRDHEPTRASPPLTGWRAWSLRAYFATMPLHHWMITRQARHYYDELQRSQWLRPADVRALQERKLRRLIDHAYRHVAYWRERMDERGLTPDDIRHLEDLGKLPLLSKDVVRTQLYFDLLSDNHDKRRIQRITTSGSTGEPLTIYVDQHQLEIRWAATQRSMEWTGWRFGDRSARLWHQTIGMNRLQVARERADAWWNRRLFIPAFEMNEAGIARSIAALRRHRPALVDGYAESFNFLAYHARRHGLDGIRPRGIISSAQELPAHSRATIENAFGCQVFDKYGSREFSGIAWECEQHDGHHVVAESFIVEILRDGRPARPGELGEVVITDLNNLVMPLIRYRIGDLAVAMDPAVPCACGRGLPRIGRIEGRVQAVIVADNGAYIPGTFFSHLFKDYDHVVRQYQVVQERRGAIRLRIVRGTRFSDEQFDEILALMRRYLGAAMQIDVEFTPRIDMVRTGKHRSIVSSIDLDLQAGEVEVLRAP; encoded by the coding sequence ATGGATCAGGCAACAGCCGACGTGACGCCGACCCTGACGGTCATCGCCCCCTGCTACAACGAGGCGCGCAACCTGCCCGAGCTGGTGGCGCGGCTCGAGGGCGCGTTCGATCGCAAGGGGATCGACGGCGAGATCGTCCTCGTCGACGACGGCAGCACCGACGATTCGCGCGCGGTGCTCGCCGAGCTCGCGGCCGCCTCGCCGCGCCTGCGCGTCGTGCGCCACGAGCGCAACCGCGGCATCGCCGCCGCCTGGCGCAGCGGGCTCGACGCGGCGCGCGGCACGTTCGTCTGCCTCATCGACGCCGACCTGCAGAATCCGCCCGAGGACGTCCCCCGGCTGCTGCGCGAGATCCGCCTGTCGGGCGCCGACCTGGTGCAGGGCTGGCGCAGCAACATCGGCCGCCTCTTCGATCACCGCTGGGTGCTGAGCAAGGGCCTCAACGTCCTGCTCAACGGGCTGTTCGGCATGCGCGCCCGCGACAACAAGTCGGGCTTCGTCCTCGCCCGGCGCGAGGTCCTGGCGGACATCCTCACCCACCGCTACCGCTACCGCTACTACCAGTCCTTCATCACCGTGGCCGCGCACTCGAAGGGCTACACCGTCCGCGAGGTCGAGACCCTCTTCGATCGCCGCCGCGTCGGCCAGTCGTTCATCGCCGGCCTGCCGGTGCGGGTGGTGCTGTGGAGCCTGGTCGACCTCGCCAAGGCCTTCGCGGAGTTCCGCTGGTCGCCGAAACGCGATGGGACCGTGCACGACTTCCTGCGCGACCACGAGCCGACCCGCGCGTCGCCGCCGCTCACCGGCTGGCGCGCCTGGTCGCTGCGCGCCTACTTCGCGACCATGCCGCTGCACCACTGGATGATCACCCGGCAGGCGCGGCACTACTACGACGAGCTGCAGCGCTCGCAATGGCTGCGCCCCGCCGACGTGCGCGCCCTGCAGGAGCGCAAGCTGCGGCGGCTGATCGACCACGCCTACCGCCACGTCGCCTACTGGCGGGAGCGGATGGACGAGCGCGGCCTGACGCCGGACGACATCCGCCACCTCGAGGATCTCGGCAAGCTGCCCCTGCTGTCGAAGGACGTGGTGCGGACCCAGCTCTACTTCGACCTGCTCTCCGACAACCACGACAAGCGGCGCATCCAGCGCATCACCACCAGCGGCTCGACCGGCGAGCCGCTCACCATCTACGTCGACCAGCATCAGCTCGAGATCCGCTGGGCGGCCACCCAGCGCAGCATGGAATGGACCGGCTGGCGCTTCGGCGACCGCTCGGCGCGGCTCTGGCACCAGACGATCGGCATGAACCGCCTGCAGGTCGCCCGCGAGCGGGCCGACGCCTGGTGGAACCGGCGCCTGTTCATCCCCGCCTTCGAGATGAACGAGGCCGGGATCGCGCGCTCCATCGCCGCCCTGCGGCGCCACCGGCCGGCGCTGGTCGACGGCTACGCCGAGTCGTTCAACTTTCTCGCCTACCACGCGCGCCGCCACGGCCTCGACGGCATCCGGCCGCGCGGCATCATCTCGTCCGCCCAGGAGCTGCCGGCGCACAGCCGCGCCACGATCGAGAACGCCTTCGGCTGCCAGGTCTTCGACAAGTACGGCAGCCGCGAGTTCTCCGGCATCGCCTGGGAGTGCGAGCAGCACGACGGCCACCACGTGGTCGCCGAGAGTTTCATCGTCGAGATCCTCAGGGACGGCCGCCCGGCGCGCCCCGGCGAGCTGGGCGAGGTGGTGATCACCGACCTCAACAACCTGGTGATGCCGCTGATCCGCTACCGCATCGGCGATCTCGCCGTGGCGATGGATCCCGCGGTGCCGTGCGCCTGCGGCCGCGGCCTGCCGCGCATCGGCCGCATCGAGGGCCGGGTGCAGGCGGTGATCGTCGCCGACAACGGCGCCTACATCCCGGGCACCTTCTTCAGCCACCTGTTCAAGGACTACGACCACGTCGTCCGCCAGTACCAGGTGGTGCAGGAGCGGCGCGGCGCCATCCGGCTGCGCATCGTTCGCGGCACGCGCTTCTCGGACGAGCAGTTCGACGAGATCCTGGCGTTGATGCGCCGCTACCTCGGCGCCGCCATGCAGATCGACGTCGAATTCACCCCGCGCATCGACATGGTCCGCACCGGCAAGCACCGCAGCATCGTGTCGTCGATCGATCTCGACCTGCAGGCGGGCGAGGTCGAGGTGCTGCGGGCCCCCTGA
- a CDS encoding class I SAM-dependent methyltransferase, whose amino-acid sequence MASSEDAQRAQYNAQIDEYDAHYDDPWSREFRERFVHAPLFDGLDLRGRRVLDAMSGSGLGIPALLARGARVTGLDVSDAAIAAMRRRWPEIEAVCASITRSGLPSAHFDAAVVVGGLHHLHPHVEEAVAEIHRILVPGGTFAFMEPHTGSLPDVLRRIWYRYDRLFVDNEAAVDIAGLRQRFAGRFTVVREHYGGGPAFLLVFNSMVFRIPLAAKPWYSPAMLRLEDWLTRRMSARTACFVVCQWRKDQP is encoded by the coding sequence ATGGCCTCGTCCGAGGACGCGCAGCGGGCGCAGTACAACGCCCAGATCGACGAGTACGACGCGCACTACGACGACCCGTGGAGCCGCGAATTCCGCGAGCGCTTCGTCCACGCGCCGCTGTTCGACGGCCTCGACCTGCGCGGCCGCCGCGTGCTCGACGCCATGAGCGGCAGCGGCCTCGGCATTCCGGCGCTGCTGGCGCGCGGCGCGCGGGTCACCGGCCTCGACGTGTCGGACGCCGCCATCGCCGCCATGCGCCGGCGCTGGCCGGAGATCGAGGCGGTGTGCGCCTCGATCACCCGCTCCGGGCTGCCGAGCGCGCACTTCGACGCCGCGGTGGTGGTGGGCGGCCTGCACCACCTCCACCCGCACGTCGAGGAGGCGGTCGCCGAGATCCACCGCATCCTCGTCCCGGGCGGCACCTTCGCCTTCATGGAGCCCCACACCGGGTCGCTGCCCGACGTGCTGCGCCGCATCTGGTATCGCTACGACCGGCTGTTCGTCGACAACGAGGCGGCGGTCGACATCGCCGGCCTGCGCCAGCGCTTCGCTGGTCGCTTCACGGTGGTCCGCGAGCACTACGGCGGCGGCCCGGCCTTCCTGCTGGTCTTCAACTCGATGGTCTTCCGCATCCCGCTCGCCGCCAAGCCCTGGTACAGCCCCGCGATGCTCCGCCTCGAGGACTGGCTGACCCGGCGCATGTCGGCGCGCACCGCCTGCTTCGTGGTCTGCCAGTGGCGCAAGGACCAGCCGTGA